The Vairimorpha necatrix chromosome 11, complete sequence sequence GATCAGGAAAGACCTATCTATACAATGTCCTGATCGAATATctaaataagaataaaaaaatcttcaatACAGATGGCCACTACAGGAATTGCTGCATATCTATTAAAGGACGGAAGAACAATGCATAGTTGTATGAAACTTCCTGTTCCTTTGACAGAGACCAGCGTATCTAGATTGAAAAGGAATACTCCTGAAGCAGAGAGAATAATAAAGGCCTCTTTATTGCTAATAGATGAAGTTTCAATGATGTCGAAACATGCATTAAACCAATAGATGAGGTGCTTAAAAGACTCTGCAATAATAATGATATCTTTTGAGGGAAGACCCTATTATTGGGTGGTGATTTTAGACAAACATCAACCATTGTAATTAAGGGTACCCCAAATGATGTCATCGAGAACTCACTAATTAGTTCAAAACTTTGGCTACACGTCTGTGTACTGAAGCTAGAAACCAATATGAGATCTCTTAATCAAGTGGAGTTTAATAAgtaatttttagatatagGCGAGGGACAGAATAGAGATAGTGAAGGATATGTGGAGATACCCAAGAAGTATCTTGAAGAAGGGGACATAGTCGATAGCATTTTTGGAACAATCAAAATTGAAGCAGGTGATGATTCTTTGTTTGATAAGATTATCTTAACAAGCAAAAATGAACATGCCGATGAATTGAATACAAAAGTGCTAAACCCCCTCAAAGGATCTTCTAGGGTATATGTGAGTTCTGATGCTATAGAATCAGAGGATATCGACGAACAACTGAGATTTCCTCTTGAGTTCTTGAATATGCAGCAACCATCAGGACTACCTCCACATAAATCAGTACTGAAGATAGGGGCAATAGTGATATTATTGAGAAACATTGATCCTAAGAATGGATTATTAAATGGGACCAGATTGAAGATAAAAAGTCTCAGAGATAATTACATCTTGGTGGAGATAATTACAGGAAGGAGAAGGGGCACCTTTACTGTTATATAAAGATAGACATGATGCCAAGTGACGCTCTTCTTCCGTTTGTACTTAAAAGAAGACAGTTTCCTGCGGTATTGTCATATGCGATGACAATACATAAAGCACAGGGACAGTCTTCTGACAAAGTGGGAGTGTTTTGCCTGAAGATGTATTTTCTCATGGTCAATTATACGTAGCTTTGTCAAGAGTAAAGAAGAGTGAAAACTTGAGAGTCAAGTTGGGGGGAAACAGGGGGCAATGTCAAAAATGTAGTTCTACGTGAACTAATTGGCCCATAAGAGCCAAGAGATAGAGAAATGCGCCGTGAGCGTACAAGAACTAtgccatttttttttcaataaaaacaagATAAAAGATGGTAAAAAGCGCTGTGAGCGTACAGAAACTAcgccatttttttaaggaataattataatgtgataaaattaaaacatgtACCCATGCAAACACAAACAACCCGTTCTCAGAACGGGTGTgcatacgctagtcatatatattgttgataattttaaatattttatatgtaacccctaatttttatggagaataacaataaacaaattaatatatataaaagaattttatttaatttttcgcccctcttttttgtcaattttaaattccCACACTATATATTTTAGGCTTTCtacattatttaaatatcaaatatagatttattgCTTTAATTTGACTATTCTAAGTGTGTAAGTTATTagttaatactttttaattttgattattatttttgttaaattcAGTTacaaaatatcgtcagaatagttttttagaatttatttgacCCTTCCGcgaaaaattgtaaaaacatttaaccaataatgattttaaagattAGGGTCAAAAATTGAGCTTAGAAGTTcccaaaattatttcaataTGACTCATAAGTGTTTTTAACTTAACTTTACTCCTTATATgttactaaaaagtatttttgaaaacgaTGTCTTCATCCTATCAAATTCAATCATCCCAAAATAGAAACTTAAACAAAATTCACCGAGGACCgacatattataaaacaaaacattCAAATCctgttttcaaaacgggaaagcatacgcttgtatttattattgttgAAAAGAGTAAATGAGTCTGAACGAAATtgcatatttatttaaaaattttatcttttatattgtgTTTGAAACAATGGTTTGTGATAACCATGTTGGTTTGGTCAAACTTGTGTTAAAACAGTTTGGTATATGATTACAACCAATGATTGGTAACTAGAGTTACatcaattataaataataaataaatattttacccatctaaaaaatattatgaaaagGAAGGAGAAACTTTATTTAACAAATGGCGACAACGAAGATGACATGGAACCAGTCGAGAAGCAAACGACTAGGAATACAGTAGAGATTGTAGAAAAACAGTTAGCTTCAATGAAAATTAACATCAGGGGTACATACAACTTCAGAAAATTTGATGGTAAAAGAAAGAAGCAGAAGAGTTCTTACTACAATTTAAACCATTTGAGAATCTTGGACTGaagaagaatattttagttttgTAGAAACTAATCTCACTGGAAAAGCTCGACTCTGGTTTGAAGGCTCAAGATATAATGTGTTTGAAAGTGTAGTTGAATTTGAACAACATTTCTTAGAATACTTCAGCCCCGAAGAAGTTTCTGGCAACAGCAAATTGTTGAACATACTACTACATAAGAAGTTGAGAGAATGTAACAACGAGATATTATGGTTAGAAATTTACTCAATACACAAAACATTACTATACCACTAAAAGATGTTATTAATACGGTAGTTATGAATATACCAGTTGGGAATGCAAATCGATACATGGATTGTAAGAGTTGGATGGCAGTTTTGAAATTGGCAGTTAAGATAGATTCTGAGAATGAGAGTAAAGAACAATCTAAGATGCAAATTAGCAAGAATAAATCGGAAGATGCGAGAAGTAGTTTTCAAAAGAAATTGATTAGCTGTTATAATTGCAAAGGTCAACATTATAGAAGTAATTGTCCAGAACtattaaagaataaatcgaataataaaatacaaaccAATACGAGTGACAGAAATGATTATAAGAAGTGTTCAGACAAGAAACTGATGACATTAACATGTAGTAGTAAAGCAGCCAATGTCCCTAGATTTTTGGTGAAAATTGGCGGAGGAAAAGTACCGGCACTACTAGACTATGGAGCCGACATTAATTACATTAGTTGCGACCCGGTGAAGATGTATAATATCCCAATAGatatagaaaatagaaTTTCGGTCAATTTAGCAACTAGAAAGGATAGCTCGGTAGGCATGTTTAAAGATGTATTGCgtgataaaaataacatgCACGCTTACGACACAGAATTTGCGGTAATGGAAGATcttaatgaaaatatactCATCGGTAGTATAACAAGTAGACATTTAGGTTTTATAGTTCATTGGGAAGAAAATGAACATTGAAATCTTTAATGATGGAACAAGGCTTAAATTGGAAACAGAAGAGTACAGTTTAAAATCAGTAATAAGGAGGAAATACCCATGGAAATAAAAGCATTAGAATGTAAGTTTGGTGAACATGAAGAagtcaataaaaatattaagtgctttttgtataaatatatgaaaGAATCCGGTAATAAGGAGAAAACCCTACCTTTTAGACATGATATTAAACTTAAAGATCACAGTAAAACTATATGTTGTAAACCATATAGAAGAAATCCGCAACAGAATctcattattaaaataaaatagatgAGATGTTACAGAATGGATTAATACGAAAGAGCACGAGTAATTATGTTTTCTCTGTAGTGCTTGCACCTAAAAAAGACGGAGGTATGAGAATGTGTATTGACTATAGAAAGATGAATGAAAACACAATCAGTACGCCATGCCCGATCCCCCACATGGATGAAGCAATAGATGCTATTCAAGGGACAGATATGTACTCCACTTTAGATTTGGAGATGGGTTACACTCAGATCGAAATGAACCCAAgagatatttataaaactgCATTTATTGTAAAGCAAGGCGTATATGGATAGACTAAGATGCCATTTGGCTTAGTCAATGTCCCTTTTACGTTTCAGAAGATTATGAATTGATACTTAAAGATATATTTTGGAGGAAAGTAGTTGTTTACCttgatgatattttaatattctcAAGAGGGAAAGACAAACATGTCGACGATGTGAGAGAAGTCCTGGAAATTTTGTCAAAATTTGGACTCAGACTTAACATGAAAAAATGTGCATTCGCAGTGAGTAAATTTGGTTTTTTAGGACACACTGTAGAGAATGGAGaacttaaaattaaatcgGACCAATTGGATAAGGTTAACCCCCTAGAAAATCCAAAGATCGTCAGCGACTTAAGAAAACTTTTAGGATTTAtagtatattttaaacGATTTATCCCATCATATACCATGAAGACTATGCCGTTATTAAAAAGGTTAAAGAAAggtaattttatatttggaGACGAAGAAAAAAAGCTCTAGAGCTCCTGaaacaagaaatattaaatgcCGAACCTTTACTTTTACCAGATATGAATAagacattttatttatatactGATGCCTTGGACATTGGAATTGCGGGAGTACTCACACAATTTACAGATACGGGAAAAGAAATGCCTATAACGTGGATAGGTAGAACGCAAAATAGCGCTGAAATTAATTACACTACAACCGAGAAAGAGTGTTTAGCTATTGTATGGTCTATTGAAAAACTTAAAGTATATTTGTCTAACGATTTTATCATCAGGACAGATCATAGTTCAGCGATATGGTTAATGAAACAGAAAACACCCATAGGGAGATTGGCAAGatgtataataaaactgcaaaattataaatatgaaatcgAACATATCAAAGGTTTAGGTATTGTCTTGCTGATGTACTTTCACGTGGTGTATTAGAAAATTGCCAATTAAGAAAGTGTCAAACGGTGgttaaaaatgaagatagaataaatattgaaGAAGACAATGAAACAATAGCAAAACTTATACAGAGAGCACACTTAGAGCTTGGCCATGGAGGTTTGGATTTTACTATAATGTACATCAGAAATATTGCGAGTGTACCAAATATAAGAAACAGAGTAGTTGAATATATTCGATTTTGTGAGACTTGTAGAAGATTTAGAGACAATACGTTGCAAAACAATATTAGACGTGTGGAAATAAAAAGTCCGTATCATATGATTGGGTTAGATATAGTTGGTCCTTTACCCACAACAGGCAGtgcaaataaatttattctgGTAGGAACAGACTACCTAACTAAATGGGCAGAAGTGAGAgctttaaaaagaaaagatgCGGAATCTGTagcaaaatttatttatgaagattttttatggaGACATGGACCTCCTGAAGTAATATTGACTGATCAAGGACTTGAgtttaacaataaaatcataaagaAACTGTGTATAATGATAAATACTAGGAAGTCGTTTACAAGCGCCTACCATCCAAGATGTAATGGACAAACGGAGAGACTAAACGTACCCTTATTGCAAGGCTGGCTAAGATATGTAATGGAAGATGGTCAGAGTGGGATATGTTCCTATCAGTTGCGCTATACGCATATGGGATAATACCactaataaaattcaaGAGCAGTCCTTTTAGATTGTTATATGGGAGAGAGCCTAACGATATAACTACGGAGAAAGAAGATGGTGGAGCagtatttataaaagaaaacgATACACTTAAGAAGATTGAGTTGTTACGATAAAAGTTACACGAAAAGTGATAGAAGATAGAAATAGAGACATACAACGCGCGAATGATAGAGTTAAAggcaaaaatatttaagtaGGAGATGCGGTTATGAAGAAAAAGGAACCATTTGAAAAGCTGAATAAGCTTGATTATAAATGGACAGGACCTTATCTGATAAGAAGAAAGTTTGACTCTGGTGGTTTTGAGATCGAGAACATGTATGGAAAACTATTTTGGTATAATGAAAAAGACTTACAACTAATTGAGAATTCAGATCCCACGGATTGGGAGAGTTTAAAGAAAGGGAGCATGTTACAGGATGATAATCTAGTTGCTGAGATTATCCTGTAATTACTTTATTGTAGATACTTACCAAAAGTATCTactgtaaaatatttactataaataataaataaatattttacccatctaaaaatattatgaaaatgAAGGAGAAACTTTATTTAACAGTACCAATGTGCAATAAGTACATGACACCCATGAccaaaattagaaataatttggaCAAATAATGTTGTTACTTACGACGAAGTTGGAGAAAATGCTCAAACAAAGGTAACATTTACAAagaaagtatttttaaaagttctaGATTAGATATAGaagatcttttaattttgctGTGTGAATGGGTCAAAGGTGTAAGCAATGTTTCGGCTACTATCGAATTGGATGTAGGTAGTAGTACCGTATCTCGCTGCTTTACGCGTTTTAATAACGCTGTATTCTTATCCTATTTCAACTACCTTCAAAACAAAACTATAGGAGGTTTAAATTGCGTAGTTAAAATAGATGAGACATTGCTtgttaaaagtaaaaaccaTAACGGTAGAATCCTTCAATTCCACGTTTGGGCCGTTGGTGGAGTCGTACGAGGAGACAgcaattcttttttacaaaattgtTGAAAATCGACCAAGAACTACTCGTGtcgatttaataaaacgaAAAATCGCACCTGGATCTACAATTATTACTGATTGTTGGCGAGGTTATGAGGGGATTTCGGAACTATGTCCTGATTATAactatttacatttaacTGTAAACCATAgccaaaattttgtaaatccaACAACAGGCGCCCACACCCAAACAATTGAGGGATATGGTCTGTAATTAAAAGAGAATTGCGCAAAGAAGGAACAAGCCATGGTTCTTTAATGAATCTCATTCGAAAACTTTATAAAGCTCGTTTTAagttaatttatagaaaatcaCTACTTGAAAGAATGTTATGCTTTTTTGaagttcaaaaaatatggtttttaaattacgaTTTAGCCCCTgaatttgattttgaattaattgaataaattttagttttgtctttttttattttttccccctTTTTTAGGGGGGGATAACATCGCAACTTAACCTTTATGGGAGTCAAAAAATCCTACAAGCAGTATCCTAAGATGGTCAATGATGTTacaagaatataaatttgacgttgaatatttaaaggGCGAGGACAATATGCGGATGGTTGCAGTAGAATATTTAGCAAGGAACTAAGAATTGCAAGTATCACTAAAGACTTTTCAAGAGAAGAAAAGGAAAAGATACTTAAAGCCTATCACATGAAACGGGACATGGATCCATCAATAACATGAAATTTACGATCAAGGAAAAATACTATTGAAAaggaatttataaagatatCCGGTAACCGTAAATTCGCCTACAGGCGAATTTACGGTTTTCCgccaaaaattaaaatttgcaTGTTTTTTCGCCAAAAAAAtaccaaaaaaaatgattggcattaataaaaaataaaagatttgaaaagtttattataatttaaattaaaatttgtttgttatttaaaaagcatttataattaaaataggtttattaaatttacttaTTCGCATTTGAAATTCACGTGTTGCAGTAAAGCATCCATGTACTCTTCACGAGAataatgtttaaaatttttaatgattattctaattttttcagCTTCAAATAATCCCTTTATAACGTTTTGGATTATATATATCCATTTCTTTACAATCGAGTATTcttgaaataaaaagagCGATATGGGGATTTCTTGTCTCCATCCTCTTGTTTATGGTTCTATTCCAGCTTTCTGCATTGTACAAAGTCCGggaatttcattttttaccctATCAAATACAttccaaaaatttatattggcGACAGCTCTCCCACCATTATCTTCTCTTGTTACATGGGAaactaaataattattttcaaagTATAACTGAAAGTTAGCTGTGGTTGTAATTGAATTATcttgtataaatttcttaatatctttataaaaaaccgGAACATCTCGTATTGGCACAAAAGCTAATCGAAGAATCTTTTTGAATACTAGATTATAGTTAGAATCGTTTTTAAACTTTTCTATGTCCCCCATTGCCCCGACTCTTTTATAGGCTGCCTGCCCAAGATGAAACAAGCATCCATTACAGTTTGCTCCAGGGAAAGATATTCGTAATGCATTGACCAATCCTCTCTCTCAAAATCAGTCACAAAGTTCTCAACATTCATAGTAACTAATTCCTTGCATTTATCGAAGCTCTAGAATATGACCTTTCACTTTTTCCATTGAGtagaatataaatgtaTGGAAAACTTTTGCCAAATATATGGCCATGAAAGACAAAAATTTGGTAAAATCCTTGAGGAGAAGATTTAAACGTTCCATCGACAACGAACGTgtctattttttcaatcatactttttttgaattctgaaaaaaatattataaatctatCATTATCTTGCATACCACTATCAAATCTAAGAAaacgattttttttagaatatacTTGCAAGACTTCGGGTATATCCATAATGCAACCAGTTATAAATCCGAGTCTTGAATTTCTTGTTCGTTTGAATGTATCtcttaaatattctatGGAAGGCATTTTAGTAATATCTAAGCTGGTTGACAATGCTTGgagttgttttttttattatttctagGGAGTTTTCATTACTTGTAACAACttgttctttttttttgatagtTCTTTTAAACATGCATTTCTCAGGTACTGGTTCATGTGAATgaataacttttttaacGATTTCGTTTTGTTCATTCATTGTAATGGCACCTCTCTAAGACCTATTACTGCCCTTCCATCGCCTAGTGCCGTCCTTATTGTAGTCTAAAGTGTATATCTGATCTTCATAGATAAGATTCTGCCCCCACGTTGacctttaaaaatttcaaagttgtcgttcatttttttaagggTAGATTTTCGGcggaaaaagaaaaaatttatgggCAAAATTTTTGGCGAAAACAACcatttttaaacttttgGCGAATTTACGGGCACCCAAACGGGACATGGATCCATCAATAACATGAAATTTACAATCAAGCATAAATTCTATTGGAAaggaatttataaagatatCGAAAAGCTGGTCTCAGGGAGTGTTATTTGCTTGAAATctagaaagaaaaaaagaaacacAAAACATAGGGTAATCGAAACTAGCAATCACAACGAGCTTTGGGAGTTGACTTGATAGGGCGAATTTCTATACAATAACGCCATTCATTTCATCATAGTAGCGATCGACCATTACAGCAAATGGATAGAGacaaaacatttaaaaaacaaggaAGCCAAAACCATTAGAGACACTATTGAAGAactaataattataaaaacttgGTACTTCGAAACAATTTTGTCGGATTGCGGACTAGAGTTTAAGAACAAGCAAATAAATGATCTCAATGTTAAATATGGGTTTGAATGGAAATACTTATCACCCGAACACCATAATACATTAGGATGTGTGGAGAGAATAAACCAGACACTTTggataaatataaaaaacttacCAACTACGGAAAACCCTTTGGAGAAGTGCATTAGAAAAAGCAACGCTCGCCGAGAATTTATCCTTTAATAGGGCTATAAGAACTTCCCcattcaattttaaatatgcaAGATCTCCTGAATTTGAGATTGataagatttttgaaaGGAATCTGTTATGTCCTTTcataacataattttattttattttattttcccttcaagtttttaaaaaaattataaataaaattttaagaaaggAGGGcatgataaatttagaaaataactATTGTCGTTTGAGTTCAAAGGCTCCTACATATTTGACACGTTTGACATTtctcaatattttattatttaaaacttttatattttacccCCAAGCAAAATGGAAGGAAGAGaagaaaaaactaataaacattttaatatcGACATGGCGACAGTGGCAAAAGCAATTAGTGAATTTAATGGCGATCGAGGCGAAGACATTGAAATGTGGTTAAAGAAGGTGGACATCTTGGCTCAGAGTACTGGACTTTCAGAGAACTCCATTTTAGGGTTAATCATAATTAAACTGACAGGAGTTGCCCagatatatttgatatcTTTGACCAATGGGAACATTGCTAATATTACCTTAGGGAGTTTAATaataagtttaaaaaaaacggTTTGGTACCCAAACGAATACAGATGAGATTCTTGATCATTTTTTAGCAATTAAATCAGTGAATTCTTACGAAGAATATTCAGAACTACTCAAAGAAGCCACCACTTTATTCGAAAGAGACTGCATTGCACTTAAATCACTAATAAGGATGACTATATCTAAGTCTCCGCGGAAACTTAAAACATTGCTGTATCAATATTCATGCTGCACTTCAAACTGGAATAACTTTGTCCAACAAGCGGAGGAGGCGGCCTGGATGGCTTTTCCCGAGAGAATCAACAATAGATTAGCCTCTACTGGAACTAAGACATCATATCAGAAAAGAGAAAGACTGCCTCAGAAtattcaaagaaaaaaattgt is a genomic window containing:
- a CDS encoding MULE domain-containing protein, with product MNEQNEIVKKVIHSHEPVPEKCMFKRTIKKKEQVVTTLSTSLDITKMPSIEYLRDTFKRTRNSRLGFITGCIMDIPEVLQVYSKKNRFLRFDSGMQDNDRFIIFFSEFKKSMIEKIDTGLVNALRISFPGANCNGCLFHLGQAAYKRVGAMGDIEKFKNDSNYNLVFKKILRLAFVPIRDVPVFYKDIKKFIQDNSITTTANFQLYFENNYLVSHVTREDNGGRAVANINFWNVFDRVKNEIPGLCTMQKAGIEP